The genomic window AATCAAGATAAAGTATATTCCCAAACAAAAAGCAGCTACCTAGTAGGAACTAGGAAGGaagtaagaaagagaagaaaTTTGATTATTTAATTATACAGATACGCACAGTTTTGACTACTTGCCGATCAATTTCTTAACAGAGGTTCCAGTTTTAACAATGGTCTTCTCTAAGAAAATTGAAGATGGGTTTTTGCCAGAAAGATGTCttctttatatttttgtttttcttcaaaTGATGTCATAAGGGATTGTGtaagtttgttttttttttcttgtggcATTATTTATGAAATTTTGTGTAATAAATTTGTTTAATTGATTATAGaattgctatttttttttcttaaataaaaggTGGTGTTTATCATTATTAACCCAGTTTTTATAATTGGGCACAATTTCTTTGTAGTCATGCTATCCCTGAGATAATGGAGAGAGCCCTAATCAGTTAAATTACGGAATATATGCAAGACTTGAATGTTTTTCTTAACAAAATTACAATAATATTATATCTTCTCTTTAATAATAATAGTTAATAgtcataaaaactaaaaaatggaGCTAAACAACACAAATATATTAGACGACAAGCAAGTCCTTGGCTTATTCCTCCTTGGCTTTGTCCATAGATGATCCCAGTGTTTTCGAGTGTATCCGTAGGAATATGATCCTACTATGTTTAGCAAGCTAgcgaaaagaaacaaaaaaaaaaaatgcttcTTGGAACTGGGTGATTGTCCGTTTCTGGGGTGATGGTCTTAACATGAAAGTCGAAACTCGTGGCTTGGAAGCAACACAACCGTACAATTATGAAGCAACACTTGTCACCACAACTAACACAAATTAGCCACGCCATCAAACCTTGAATATATTTCATATGAACCTGCCATTTGTCCACAACTTCCGCCATCATCTACAACCTTatcttcattcattcattcatttccGCTTATTGCGCGTACCAATCTCAAATTCTTCTCCTTCTCGAAATGCTCCAATCCAATCAATCATCTTTCTCTAGTAGTTAACAAAAAAGACATTGAAGAAACACCAGATTGAGTTCTGAAAATGTCGGGTGGGGTCGGTCCAACGAGCGATATTAGCCTACCAAAGGAAGAAGAAGTTGTCCACAAAGAACAACAAGACCACTCGCTCAAGGACAGCAAGAATGCCTCGAAAAGCATCACCACGACGCGCAGGGTTGGATTCCTCTCTTTTCGGCAGCTAAATTGTTTGGCAGTGGGGATAGTCCTATCAGCAAGTGGCATGGTTAGCCCCGAAGACTTTGGCTTCGTTGTGTTCTCCATATTCTACATGTACTTCATCTCAAAGGTTGCTTTTCCACCTCTTCATCCATCAAAGGAAGCACAAGTTTTCAGCCCCCAAAACAAGGTCCTGAAGCTTTATGTTCTGGTTGGTGCCATCATTGGATTATATGCTCCCATAG from Arachis ipaensis cultivar K30076 chromosome B09, Araip1.1, whole genome shotgun sequence includes these protein-coding regions:
- the LOC107619332 gene encoding uncharacterized protein LOC107619332; translated protein: MSGGVGPTSDISLPKEEEVVHKEQQDHSLKDSKNASKSITTTRRVGFLSFRQLNCLAVGIVLSASGMVSPEDFGFVVFSIFYMYFISKVAFPPLHPSKEAQVFSPQNKVLKLYVLVGAIIGLYAPIAYILEGIFEGDKEGIKAAAPHVFLLASQVFMEGVAFSGRFSTPIRAFVPVFYNSRRIFSIVDWLRSEIYKINEEHSGSDRRVYVGRALAVANMAFWCFNLFGFLLLVYLPRVFKLYYSAPKDN